Genomic window (Trueperaceae bacterium):
GGCCCACGCCCGATACGTTCGCGAGTTCGACCTCGTTCCGGGGCTTGCGCTCGGCCATCTCCCGCAGCGTCGAATCGTGGAAGATGACGTAGGGTGGGACGCCCTGGGTCCTGGCGAGCTCGCTGCGCAGCCTCCGCAATTCTTCGAAGAGTTCCCCTTCTGGTCCCGATGGCCGGAGGGCCCGCCGGTCGTTGGCAGGCCTTCGACCGGCTACGCCAGGAGCCGGCTGCGGATCCCGCCTGAGGGCTACCTTCCGTTCGCCTCTGAGCACTGCAGCGCTCGCGCCAGTCAGCTTCAGCGAGCCGTAGCCGTCTTCGTCGGTCGTCAGGAAACCGGCGGCGGTCGATTGTCTCACGACGCGCCTCCAGGAGGGGGCAGCGAGGTCGGCGCCGATACCGAACGTGCTCAGCCTGTCGTGCCCCAACTGCTTCACCCGAGGGGTCGATCTGCCGGTGAGGATATCGATCAGATACCCAGCTCCGAAGCGCTGACCGGTGCGGAACACCGTGGACAGAAGCTTCTGCACCTCGACCGTGCCGTCGTAGGTGTCGACAGGGTTCAGGCAGGTGTCGCAGTTGCCGCACGGTCCGAGCAACTCCTCCCCGAAGTAGGCGAGCAGCGCCTGTCGCCGGCAACCGGCGCTCTCGCAGTAGCCCAGCAGCGCCTCGAGCTTCTGCTGTTCGACACGCCTGTGGGCATCGTCGGTGTCTGACCGTGACAGAAGCCGTCGTAGGGCGACTACGTCGGTCAGGCCGTAGGTCATGAACGCATCTGCCGCTTCTCCGTCGCGCCCGGCACGACCGGTCTCCTGGTAGTAACCTTCCAGGCTCTTGGGCACGTCCAGGTGGGCGACGAAGCGCACGTCGGGCTTGTCGATCCCCATGCCGAAAGCGATGGTGGCGACAACTACTACACCGTCCTCCCGCAGGAACGCCTCCTGATGGCGCGCTCTTCGGGCGGCGTCGAGCCCGGCGTGGTACGGCAGTGCCGATACCCCCTGCTCCCGCAGCCAGGCGGCCGTTTCGTCCACGGAGCGCCTCGACATGCAGTAGACGATGCCCGCGTTACCCTCGTGCTTCTCACGGTAGAAGGACAGCAGTTGTCGTCGGGCGTTCTGCTTCTCCACCACCGTGTAACGGATATTGGGACGGTCGAACGAGGCGACGTACCAGCGGGCTTCCTCGAGGCGCAGCTTCTGTGCCATCTCACGACGGGTAACGGCGTCGGCGGTAGCGGTGAGCGCGATTCGCGGAACCGCCGGGAAGCGTTCGGCAAGCAGGGACAGGCTGAGGTACTCGGGCCGGAAGTCGTGACCCCACTGCGAGACGCAGTGCGCCTCGTCGATGGCGAACAGCGCCAGAGGCGAACGGTCGAGCAACTCCAGGAAGCGTGGCGTGAGCAGCCGCTCGGGAGCCACGTAGAGGAGGTCCAGTTCGCCGGCCACCAGGGCCGATTCGACTCGGCCCGCCTCCTGCCTGTCCAGGGTCGAGTTCAGGTAAGCGGCCTCGACGCCCAGCAGCCTCAGCGAGTCGACCTGGTCTTGCATCAGGGCGATGAGCGGAGACACGACTATGCCCACCCCTGGCCGCAACATCGAAGGGATCTGGTAGCAGAGCGACTTGCCGCCTCCGGTGGGCATCAGCACGAGCGCGTCGCCGCCCTCGGCGAGCCGCGCGATGATCGCCTCCTGTTGCCCCCGGAACTCGTCGTAACCGAACACACCCCGCAGCAACTCGAGCGCGCTCGTCGGTCCGCGGGATTCGACTTCCGATTTCATCGGAAGAACATGCCCATCAGGGACGGATATTCCCCGTGAATTCTGATGCTGCGGTTCCACCGTCGGGCGAAGAGAACGACAGTGGTCCCAGAGATCGCACCATGACGTGCACTCTAACCCCTGGCTCGAGCAGACGGCACCGCCGCCTGGGCCGATGACCGAATCGCGTCCCGACCGTTACCGCTTGCGCAGCTTCCATACCTGTTCACCGGGGTAGCGGTAGGCCCAGCTGGCAGGTTGGGAGAAGCGGTCAGCCACCTCCGGGGAGGCGAGCCTCGGCTCGAGATAGTCCTCGACCTCGAACCCGACCTCCCGCAAGAGGGCGAATCACTTCGAGATCGGGAGGTTGAACTCTATAGAGCAGCCGCTTCGGAAGTGGGGACGATCTGAGCGTGCTCCTCCTCTTCGACCTCTTCCGGCAGGGAACGCCTGAGGAAGAAGGTCAGCACGAGAGCAACCAGGGCGATGGCGGAGGCTACGCCGAACGCCGACCTGAGGCCCGCCGCCTGCGCGAGATCGGTCGAGACGGTTCGGCCCAGGACGATTGCCCGGTTTGTCATGATCGTGATCAGAAGTGCCGTGCCGACGGCGCCGGCTACCTGCTGGAGCGTACTCATGATGGCGCTGCCGTGCGAGTGGAGGCGGGCGGGCAGCGGATTGAGGCCGGTAGTCATCAGCGGCGTGAAGATCATGGCCATTCCGAGACTGAGGACGAGGTGCAGGGAGAGCAGCACGGCCACGGGAGTATCCGCGGTGATCGTGCTGAAGCGCCAGAGGATCAGTGTCAGGAGCGCCGCACCGGGGGTGGTCAACACCTGTGGACCGTAGCGGTCGTAGAGGCGGCCGACGATGGGGGCGGCGAGGCCCATGAGGGCCCCGCCCGGGAGCAGCAGCAGACCGGTCTCCAGCGATCCGAAGCCGCGCACGTTCTGCAGATAGATGGGAAGCAGGATCATCGACCCGAACAGTCCCATCATCACGATCATGAAGATCGCGACGCTCAGGGTGAACATCGGATAGCGGAAGGCGCGCAGGTCCAGCAGAGGATCGCCACTCCTCTGCAGCGCCCGTTGCCGGGCGAAGAAGATGACCAGGCTCAGCGCACCCACGACCATCGCTGCGACGACCTGCGGATCGCTCCACGCCCCCGGGCCTTCGCCGGCCCTGCTCACGCCGTACACGAAGCCACCGAAACCGAACGCCGAAAGCACCACCGACACCACGTCGA
Coding sequences:
- a CDS encoding DHA2 family efflux MFS transporter permease subunit, producing the protein MPSSNTSGQGRNYRLSQRDWSTIIMLLIAAFTVILNETIMNVALPTLMVELDVEPNTVQWLSTAFLLTMAVVIPMTGFILQRFTTRVVFIAAMSLFSLGTLLAGIAPGFLPLLVGRVVQASGTAIMIPLLMTTILGLVPANIRGGVLGTVSIVISVAPALGPTVSGLILNALPWRFMFLLVLPIALVVLVIGATRLVNVGEVRRSSIDVVSVVLSAFGFGGFVYGVSRAGEGPGAWSDPQVVAAMVVGALSLVIFFARQRALQRSGDPLLDLRAFRYPMFTLSVAIFMIVMMGLFGSMILLPIYLQNVRGFGSLETGLLLLPGGALMGLAAPIVGRLYDRYGPQVLTTPGAALLTLILWRFSTITADTPVAVLLSLHLVLSLGMAMIFTPLMTTGLNPLPARLHSHGSAIMSTLQQVAGAVGTALLITIMTNRAIVLGRTVSTDLAQAAGLRSAFGVASAIALVALVLTFFLRRSLPEEVEEEEHAQIVPTSEAAAL
- the recQ gene encoding DNA helicase RecQ, whose amino-acid sequence is MKSEVESRGPTSALELLRGVFGYDEFRGQQEAIIARLAEGGDALVLMPTGGGKSLCYQIPSMLRPGVGIVVSPLIALMQDQVDSLRLLGVEAAYLNSTLDRQEAGRVESALVAGELDLLYVAPERLLTPRFLELLDRSPLALFAIDEAHCVSQWGHDFRPEYLSLSLLAERFPAVPRIALTATADAVTRREMAQKLRLEEARWYVASFDRPNIRYTVVEKQNARRQLLSFYREKHEGNAGIVYCMSRRSVDETAAWLREQGVSALPYHAGLDAARRARHQEAFLREDGVVVVATIAFGMGIDKPDVRFVAHLDVPKSLEGYYQETGRAGRDGEAADAFMTYGLTDVVALRRLLSRSDTDDAHRRVEQQKLEALLGYCESAGCRRQALLAYFGEELLGPCGNCDTCLNPVDTYDGTVEVQKLLSTVFRTGQRFGAGYLIDILTGRSTPRVKQLGHDRLSTFGIGADLAAPSWRRVVRQSTAAGFLTTDEDGYGSLKLTGASAAVLRGERKVALRRDPQPAPGVAGRRPANDRRALRPSGPEGELFEELRRLRSELARTQGVPPYVIFHDSTLREMAERKPRNEVELANVSGVGQKKLERYGQAFLAAISVFLV